In a single window of the Papaver somniferum cultivar HN1 chromosome 8, ASM357369v1, whole genome shotgun sequence genome:
- the LOC113302225 gene encoding serine/threonine-protein kinase EDR1-like isoform X3, protein MEETREDAGSSEPGSSNANWWPSGLMDKLRSVSLAQEESLNGKETYNPDRDDLSLQTASQILWTTGTLSGAIPNGFYSVIPEKKLKEHFDHIPSPEEIHALGLEGFRADIILVDGEKDKKLSLLKNLMVASVRGSNPAAMIKKIAGLVSDFYKRPASELSPAKAALEDNSHFSESRGVQLLGQIKNGLCRPRAILFKVLADTVGLESRLVVGLPTDGAIEHTDSYKHMSVIVVLNSVELLVDLMRFPGQLIPYSSRAVFMSHISAAGESDSAENDSCDSPLEPNSPLYGFSDRADVEGSPEQDDTLHCLYQRKFEASSASGSPARNIMLRRTTSSEGKLSPEHPLFRGRGRSMLSGSGRQSFREYADDLTPSRSDGTSTSETRRIRRRSISITPEIGDDIVRAVRAMNETLKQNRLLKQQGHDGSVSNSPTKLDSPDLHKNLPNFSLDERDKISSEISGRYSHPGKQPSSQTAVSLPSSPRAFRGHDSERSARPHFVGDEFISTWNKVLESSTFLNKPLLPFQEWNIDYSELTVGTRVGIGFFGEVFRGIWNGTDVAIKVFLEQDLTAENMEDFCNEISILSRLRHPNVILFLGACTRPPHLSMVTEYMEMGSLYYLIHMSGQKKKLSLRRRLKMLRDICRGLMCIHRMKIVHRDVKSANCLVNKHYMVKICDFGLSRVMAESPMRDTSSAGTPEWMAPELIRNEPFTEKCDVFSLGVIMWELCTLNRPWEGVSPMQVVYAVANEGSRLEIPEGPLGKLIQDCWAEPDDRPSCEEILTRLLDCEYALC, encoded by the exons ATGGAAGAGACAAGAGAAGATGCCGGGTCATCGGAACCAGGGTCTTCTAATGCTAACTGGTGGCCGTCAGGACTTATGGACAAATTGCGATCTGTTTCTCTGGCTCAAGAAGAGAGTTTGAATGGTAAAGAAACGTACAATCCTGACCGAGATGACCTGTCATTGCAAACGGCGTCACAAATTCTCTGGACCACAGGGACGCTTTCTGGAGCAATTCCTAATGGTTTTTACTCTGTCATTCCG GAGAAAAAACTCAAGGAACATTTCGACCACATTCCTTCTCCAGAGGAAATTCATGCTCTGGGTTTAGAAGGTTTCCGGGCCGATATTATCCTGGTTGATGGTGAGAAAGATAAGAAACTATCTCTGCTAAAAAACCTAATGGTGGCCTCCGTGCGAGGTTCTAACCCAGCTGCAATGATCAAGAAGATTGCTGGACTG GTTTCTGACTTCTATAAGCGACCAGCTTCTGAACTAAGTCCTGCAAAAGCTGCACTTGAAGACAACTCTCATTTTTCGGAGAGTCGAGGTGTGCAGCTTTTAGGACAGATAAAGAATGGCTTATGCCGACCACGAGCTATCCTATTCAAAGTTCTTGCAGATACTGTAGGGCTTGAAAGCAGGCTGGTGGTG GGTTTACCTACTGATGGTGCAATTGAACACACAGATTCATATAAACATATGTCTGTGATTGTGGTGCTGAATTCTGTGGAGCTACTGGTTGATCTTATGCGTTTTCCAGGTCAACTAATTCCATATTCGAGTAGGGCGGTCTTCATGTCTCATATATCTGCTGCAGGAGAGAGCGACTCCGCCGAGAACGATTCCTGTGATTCACCTCTTGAACCAAACAGTCCTCTCTATGGATTTTCAGATAGAGCGGATGTTGAAGG TAGTCCCGAGCAAGATGATACCCTTCATTGCTTATACCAACGAAAATTCGAAGCATCTAGTGCATCAGGTTCTCCAGCACGTAATATAATGTTGCGAAGAACGACCTCCAGTGAGGGAAAGCTAAG TCCAGAACACCCCTTATTTCGAGGACGTGGACGTTCCATGCTCAGCGGCAGTGGTAGACAATCATTTAGAGAATATGCAGATGATTTAACTCCATCAAG GTCAGATGGTACCTCAACGTCAGAGACTCGTAGAATTAGAAGGAGAAGCATCAGCATAACTCCAGAGATTGGCGATGATATCGTAAG GGCTGTGCGAGCTATGAATGAAACCTTGAAGCAAAACCGACTGTTAAAGCAACAAGGTCATGACGGATCAGTTTCTAACTCCCCAACTAAACTCGATAGTCCAGATCTCCACAAGAAT TTACCAAATTTTAGTCTGGACGAGCGTGATAAAATATCAAGTGAAATATCTGGTAGATATAGTCATCCTGGAAAGCAACCAAGTTCACAAACGGCAGTATCACTACCTTCATCTCCTCGTGCGTTTAGAGGCCATGATTCTGAGAGAAGTGCGCGTCCGCATTTTGTTGGAGATGAGTTTATCTCAACATGGAACAAAGTCCTAGAATCTTCGACATTTCTTAACAAGCCTCTGTTACCTTTTCAAGAATGGAATATTGACTACTCGGAGTTAACTGTTGGAACTCGTGTTGGGATAG GTTTCTTTGGAGAAGTTTTTCGCGGAATCTGGAATGGGACAGATGTTGCAATAAAGGTTTTTTTAGAGCAAGATTTGACTGCCGAGAATATGGAAGACTTCTGCAATGAAATCTCTATCTTAAG CCGCCTTAGACATCCAAATG TTATCCTGTTCCTTGGAGCCTGTACAAGGCCTCCTCATTTATCAATGGTTACGGAATACATGGAGATGGGATCCTTGTATTATTTAATACATATGAGTGGGCAGAAAAAGAAACTCAGTTTGCGCAGGAGATTAAAAATGCTCCGTGATATTTGCAG GGGATTGATGTGCATACACCGAATGAAGATCGTTCATCGTGATGTAAAAAGTGCAAATTGTCTAGTGAATAAGCATTACATGGTCAAGATATGTGATTTTGGTCTCTCAAGAGTGATGGCTGAATCTCCCATGAGAGATACCTCGTCAGCAGGAACTCCAGAATGGATGGCTCCCGAACTTATACGCAATGAACCCTTCACGGAGAAGTGTGATGTATTCAGCCTTGGTGTGATAATGTGGGAGCTCTGCACTCTGAACCGACCATGGGAAGGTGTATCCCCTATGCAG GTTGTTTATGCAGTTGCTAATGAGGGTTCAAGGCTGGAGATTCCTGAAGGTCCACTAGGGAAACTAATTCAAG ATTGTTGGGCTGAGCCAGACGATCGACCAAGCTGTGAGGAGATTCTAACTCGTTTGCTCGACTGCGAATACGCACTGTGCTGA
- the LOC113302225 gene encoding probable serine/threonine-protein kinase SIS8 isoform X2 has protein sequence MEETREDAGSSEPGSSNANWWPSGLMDKLRSVSLAQEESLNGKETYNPDRDDLSLQTASQILWTTGTLSGAIPNGFYSVIPEKKLKEHFDHIPSPEEIHALGLEGFRADIILVDGEKDKKLSLLKNLMVASVRGSNPAAMIKKIAGLVSDFYKRPASELSPAKAALEDNSHFSESRGVQLLGQIKNGLCRPRAILFKVLADTVGLESRLVVGLPTDGAIEHTDSYKHMSVIVVLNSVELLVDLMRFPGQLIPYSSRAVFMSHISAAGESDSAENDSCDSPLEPNSPLYGFSDRADVEGPEQDDTLHCLYQRKFEASSASGSPARNIMLRRTTSSEGKLSLSHSDPNIANNIWRRSRRKVIAEQRTASSSPEHPLFRGRGRSMLSGSGRQSFREYADDLTPSRSDGTSTSETRRIRRRSISITPEIGDDIVRAVRAMNETLKQNRLLKQQGHDGSVSNSPTKLDSPDLHKNLPNFSLDERDKISSEISGRYSHPGKQPSSQTAVSLPSSPRAFRGHDSERSARPHFVGDEFISTWNKVLESSTFLNKPLLPFQEWNIDYSELTVGTRVGIGFFGEVFRGIWNGTDVAIKVFLEQDLTAENMEDFCNEISILSRLRHPNVILFLGACTRPPHLSMVTEYMEMGSLYYLIHMSGQKKKLSLRRRLKMLRDICRGLMCIHRMKIVHRDVKSANCLVNKHYMVKICDFGLSRVMAESPMRDTSSAGTPEWMAPELIRNEPFTEKCDVFSLGVIMWELCTLNRPWEGVSPMQVVYAVANEGSRLEIPEGPLGKLIQDCWAEPDDRPSCEEILTRLLDCEYALC, from the exons ATGGAAGAGACAAGAGAAGATGCCGGGTCATCGGAACCAGGGTCTTCTAATGCTAACTGGTGGCCGTCAGGACTTATGGACAAATTGCGATCTGTTTCTCTGGCTCAAGAAGAGAGTTTGAATGGTAAAGAAACGTACAATCCTGACCGAGATGACCTGTCATTGCAAACGGCGTCACAAATTCTCTGGACCACAGGGACGCTTTCTGGAGCAATTCCTAATGGTTTTTACTCTGTCATTCCG GAGAAAAAACTCAAGGAACATTTCGACCACATTCCTTCTCCAGAGGAAATTCATGCTCTGGGTTTAGAAGGTTTCCGGGCCGATATTATCCTGGTTGATGGTGAGAAAGATAAGAAACTATCTCTGCTAAAAAACCTAATGGTGGCCTCCGTGCGAGGTTCTAACCCAGCTGCAATGATCAAGAAGATTGCTGGACTG GTTTCTGACTTCTATAAGCGACCAGCTTCTGAACTAAGTCCTGCAAAAGCTGCACTTGAAGACAACTCTCATTTTTCGGAGAGTCGAGGTGTGCAGCTTTTAGGACAGATAAAGAATGGCTTATGCCGACCACGAGCTATCCTATTCAAAGTTCTTGCAGATACTGTAGGGCTTGAAAGCAGGCTGGTGGTG GGTTTACCTACTGATGGTGCAATTGAACACACAGATTCATATAAACATATGTCTGTGATTGTGGTGCTGAATTCTGTGGAGCTACTGGTTGATCTTATGCGTTTTCCAGGTCAACTAATTCCATATTCGAGTAGGGCGGTCTTCATGTCTCATATATCTGCTGCAGGAGAGAGCGACTCCGCCGAGAACGATTCCTGTGATTCACCTCTTGAACCAAACAGTCCTCTCTATGGATTTTCAGATAGAGCGGATGTTGAAGG TCCCGAGCAAGATGATACCCTTCATTGCTTATACCAACGAAAATTCGAAGCATCTAGTGCATCAGGTTCTCCAGCACGTAATATAATGTTGCGAAGAACGACCTCCAGTGAGGGAAAGCTAAG TTTATCACATAGTGATCCCAACATCGCAAACAATATTTGGCGTCGTAGTCGAAGAAAAGTAATCGCGGAACAACGGACAGCTAGTTCAAG TCCAGAACACCCCTTATTTCGAGGACGTGGACGTTCCATGCTCAGCGGCAGTGGTAGACAATCATTTAGAGAATATGCAGATGATTTAACTCCATCAAG GTCAGATGGTACCTCAACGTCAGAGACTCGTAGAATTAGAAGGAGAAGCATCAGCATAACTCCAGAGATTGGCGATGATATCGTAAG GGCTGTGCGAGCTATGAATGAAACCTTGAAGCAAAACCGACTGTTAAAGCAACAAGGTCATGACGGATCAGTTTCTAACTCCCCAACTAAACTCGATAGTCCAGATCTCCACAAGAAT TTACCAAATTTTAGTCTGGACGAGCGTGATAAAATATCAAGTGAAATATCTGGTAGATATAGTCATCCTGGAAAGCAACCAAGTTCACAAACGGCAGTATCACTACCTTCATCTCCTCGTGCGTTTAGAGGCCATGATTCTGAGAGAAGTGCGCGTCCGCATTTTGTTGGAGATGAGTTTATCTCAACATGGAACAAAGTCCTAGAATCTTCGACATTTCTTAACAAGCCTCTGTTACCTTTTCAAGAATGGAATATTGACTACTCGGAGTTAACTGTTGGAACTCGTGTTGGGATAG GTTTCTTTGGAGAAGTTTTTCGCGGAATCTGGAATGGGACAGATGTTGCAATAAAGGTTTTTTTAGAGCAAGATTTGACTGCCGAGAATATGGAAGACTTCTGCAATGAAATCTCTATCTTAAG CCGCCTTAGACATCCAAATG TTATCCTGTTCCTTGGAGCCTGTACAAGGCCTCCTCATTTATCAATGGTTACGGAATACATGGAGATGGGATCCTTGTATTATTTAATACATATGAGTGGGCAGAAAAAGAAACTCAGTTTGCGCAGGAGATTAAAAATGCTCCGTGATATTTGCAG GGGATTGATGTGCATACACCGAATGAAGATCGTTCATCGTGATGTAAAAAGTGCAAATTGTCTAGTGAATAAGCATTACATGGTCAAGATATGTGATTTTGGTCTCTCAAGAGTGATGGCTGAATCTCCCATGAGAGATACCTCGTCAGCAGGAACTCCAGAATGGATGGCTCCCGAACTTATACGCAATGAACCCTTCACGGAGAAGTGTGATGTATTCAGCCTTGGTGTGATAATGTGGGAGCTCTGCACTCTGAACCGACCATGGGAAGGTGTATCCCCTATGCAG GTTGTTTATGCAGTTGCTAATGAGGGTTCAAGGCTGGAGATTCCTGAAGGTCCACTAGGGAAACTAATTCAAG ATTGTTGGGCTGAGCCAGACGATCGACCAAGCTGTGAGGAGATTCTAACTCGTTTGCTCGACTGCGAATACGCACTGTGCTGA
- the LOC113302225 gene encoding probable serine/threonine-protein kinase SIS8 isoform X1 yields MEETREDAGSSEPGSSNANWWPSGLMDKLRSVSLAQEESLNGKETYNPDRDDLSLQTASQILWTTGTLSGAIPNGFYSVIPEKKLKEHFDHIPSPEEIHALGLEGFRADIILVDGEKDKKLSLLKNLMVASVRGSNPAAMIKKIAGLVSDFYKRPASELSPAKAALEDNSHFSESRGVQLLGQIKNGLCRPRAILFKVLADTVGLESRLVVGLPTDGAIEHTDSYKHMSVIVVLNSVELLVDLMRFPGQLIPYSSRAVFMSHISAAGESDSAENDSCDSPLEPNSPLYGFSDRADVEGSPEQDDTLHCLYQRKFEASSASGSPARNIMLRRTTSSEGKLSLSHSDPNIANNIWRRSRRKVIAEQRTASSSPEHPLFRGRGRSMLSGSGRQSFREYADDLTPSRSDGTSTSETRRIRRRSISITPEIGDDIVRAVRAMNETLKQNRLLKQQGHDGSVSNSPTKLDSPDLHKNLPNFSLDERDKISSEISGRYSHPGKQPSSQTAVSLPSSPRAFRGHDSERSARPHFVGDEFISTWNKVLESSTFLNKPLLPFQEWNIDYSELTVGTRVGIGFFGEVFRGIWNGTDVAIKVFLEQDLTAENMEDFCNEISILSRLRHPNVILFLGACTRPPHLSMVTEYMEMGSLYYLIHMSGQKKKLSLRRRLKMLRDICRGLMCIHRMKIVHRDVKSANCLVNKHYMVKICDFGLSRVMAESPMRDTSSAGTPEWMAPELIRNEPFTEKCDVFSLGVIMWELCTLNRPWEGVSPMQVVYAVANEGSRLEIPEGPLGKLIQDCWAEPDDRPSCEEILTRLLDCEYALC; encoded by the exons ATGGAAGAGACAAGAGAAGATGCCGGGTCATCGGAACCAGGGTCTTCTAATGCTAACTGGTGGCCGTCAGGACTTATGGACAAATTGCGATCTGTTTCTCTGGCTCAAGAAGAGAGTTTGAATGGTAAAGAAACGTACAATCCTGACCGAGATGACCTGTCATTGCAAACGGCGTCACAAATTCTCTGGACCACAGGGACGCTTTCTGGAGCAATTCCTAATGGTTTTTACTCTGTCATTCCG GAGAAAAAACTCAAGGAACATTTCGACCACATTCCTTCTCCAGAGGAAATTCATGCTCTGGGTTTAGAAGGTTTCCGGGCCGATATTATCCTGGTTGATGGTGAGAAAGATAAGAAACTATCTCTGCTAAAAAACCTAATGGTGGCCTCCGTGCGAGGTTCTAACCCAGCTGCAATGATCAAGAAGATTGCTGGACTG GTTTCTGACTTCTATAAGCGACCAGCTTCTGAACTAAGTCCTGCAAAAGCTGCACTTGAAGACAACTCTCATTTTTCGGAGAGTCGAGGTGTGCAGCTTTTAGGACAGATAAAGAATGGCTTATGCCGACCACGAGCTATCCTATTCAAAGTTCTTGCAGATACTGTAGGGCTTGAAAGCAGGCTGGTGGTG GGTTTACCTACTGATGGTGCAATTGAACACACAGATTCATATAAACATATGTCTGTGATTGTGGTGCTGAATTCTGTGGAGCTACTGGTTGATCTTATGCGTTTTCCAGGTCAACTAATTCCATATTCGAGTAGGGCGGTCTTCATGTCTCATATATCTGCTGCAGGAGAGAGCGACTCCGCCGAGAACGATTCCTGTGATTCACCTCTTGAACCAAACAGTCCTCTCTATGGATTTTCAGATAGAGCGGATGTTGAAGG TAGTCCCGAGCAAGATGATACCCTTCATTGCTTATACCAACGAAAATTCGAAGCATCTAGTGCATCAGGTTCTCCAGCACGTAATATAATGTTGCGAAGAACGACCTCCAGTGAGGGAAAGCTAAG TTTATCACATAGTGATCCCAACATCGCAAACAATATTTGGCGTCGTAGTCGAAGAAAAGTAATCGCGGAACAACGGACAGCTAGTTCAAG TCCAGAACACCCCTTATTTCGAGGACGTGGACGTTCCATGCTCAGCGGCAGTGGTAGACAATCATTTAGAGAATATGCAGATGATTTAACTCCATCAAG GTCAGATGGTACCTCAACGTCAGAGACTCGTAGAATTAGAAGGAGAAGCATCAGCATAACTCCAGAGATTGGCGATGATATCGTAAG GGCTGTGCGAGCTATGAATGAAACCTTGAAGCAAAACCGACTGTTAAAGCAACAAGGTCATGACGGATCAGTTTCTAACTCCCCAACTAAACTCGATAGTCCAGATCTCCACAAGAAT TTACCAAATTTTAGTCTGGACGAGCGTGATAAAATATCAAGTGAAATATCTGGTAGATATAGTCATCCTGGAAAGCAACCAAGTTCACAAACGGCAGTATCACTACCTTCATCTCCTCGTGCGTTTAGAGGCCATGATTCTGAGAGAAGTGCGCGTCCGCATTTTGTTGGAGATGAGTTTATCTCAACATGGAACAAAGTCCTAGAATCTTCGACATTTCTTAACAAGCCTCTGTTACCTTTTCAAGAATGGAATATTGACTACTCGGAGTTAACTGTTGGAACTCGTGTTGGGATAG GTTTCTTTGGAGAAGTTTTTCGCGGAATCTGGAATGGGACAGATGTTGCAATAAAGGTTTTTTTAGAGCAAGATTTGACTGCCGAGAATATGGAAGACTTCTGCAATGAAATCTCTATCTTAAG CCGCCTTAGACATCCAAATG TTATCCTGTTCCTTGGAGCCTGTACAAGGCCTCCTCATTTATCAATGGTTACGGAATACATGGAGATGGGATCCTTGTATTATTTAATACATATGAGTGGGCAGAAAAAGAAACTCAGTTTGCGCAGGAGATTAAAAATGCTCCGTGATATTTGCAG GGGATTGATGTGCATACACCGAATGAAGATCGTTCATCGTGATGTAAAAAGTGCAAATTGTCTAGTGAATAAGCATTACATGGTCAAGATATGTGATTTTGGTCTCTCAAGAGTGATGGCTGAATCTCCCATGAGAGATACCTCGTCAGCAGGAACTCCAGAATGGATGGCTCCCGAACTTATACGCAATGAACCCTTCACGGAGAAGTGTGATGTATTCAGCCTTGGTGTGATAATGTGGGAGCTCTGCACTCTGAACCGACCATGGGAAGGTGTATCCCCTATGCAG GTTGTTTATGCAGTTGCTAATGAGGGTTCAAGGCTGGAGATTCCTGAAGGTCCACTAGGGAAACTAATTCAAG ATTGTTGGGCTGAGCCAGACGATCGACCAAGCTGTGAGGAGATTCTAACTCGTTTGCTCGACTGCGAATACGCACTGTGCTGA
- the LOC113302225 gene encoding probable serine/threonine-protein kinase SIS8 isoform X4, which produces MEETREDAGSSEPGSSNANWWPSGLMDKLRSVSLAQEESLNGKETYNPDRDDLSLQTASQILWTTGTLSGAIPNGFYSVIPEKKLKEHFDHIPSPEEIHALGLEGFRADIILVDGEKDKKLSLLKNLMVASVRGSNPAAMIKKIAGLVSDFYKRPASELSPAKAALEDNSHFSESRGVQLLGQIKNGLCRPRAILFKVLADTVGLESRLVVGLPTDGAIEHTDSYKHMSVIVVLNSVELLVDLMRFPGQLIPYSSRAVFMSHISAAGESDSAENDSCDSPLEPNSPLYGFSDRADVEGPEQDDTLHCLYQRKFEASSASGSPARNIMLRRTTSSEGKLSPEHPLFRGRGRSMLSGSGRQSFREYADDLTPSRSDGTSTSETRRIRRRSISITPEIGDDIVRAVRAMNETLKQNRLLKQQGHDGSVSNSPTKLDSPDLHKNLPNFSLDERDKISSEISGRYSHPGKQPSSQTAVSLPSSPRAFRGHDSERSARPHFVGDEFISTWNKVLESSTFLNKPLLPFQEWNIDYSELTVGTRVGIGFFGEVFRGIWNGTDVAIKVFLEQDLTAENMEDFCNEISILSRLRHPNVILFLGACTRPPHLSMVTEYMEMGSLYYLIHMSGQKKKLSLRRRLKMLRDICRGLMCIHRMKIVHRDVKSANCLVNKHYMVKICDFGLSRVMAESPMRDTSSAGTPEWMAPELIRNEPFTEKCDVFSLGVIMWELCTLNRPWEGVSPMQVVYAVANEGSRLEIPEGPLGKLIQDCWAEPDDRPSCEEILTRLLDCEYALC; this is translated from the exons ATGGAAGAGACAAGAGAAGATGCCGGGTCATCGGAACCAGGGTCTTCTAATGCTAACTGGTGGCCGTCAGGACTTATGGACAAATTGCGATCTGTTTCTCTGGCTCAAGAAGAGAGTTTGAATGGTAAAGAAACGTACAATCCTGACCGAGATGACCTGTCATTGCAAACGGCGTCACAAATTCTCTGGACCACAGGGACGCTTTCTGGAGCAATTCCTAATGGTTTTTACTCTGTCATTCCG GAGAAAAAACTCAAGGAACATTTCGACCACATTCCTTCTCCAGAGGAAATTCATGCTCTGGGTTTAGAAGGTTTCCGGGCCGATATTATCCTGGTTGATGGTGAGAAAGATAAGAAACTATCTCTGCTAAAAAACCTAATGGTGGCCTCCGTGCGAGGTTCTAACCCAGCTGCAATGATCAAGAAGATTGCTGGACTG GTTTCTGACTTCTATAAGCGACCAGCTTCTGAACTAAGTCCTGCAAAAGCTGCACTTGAAGACAACTCTCATTTTTCGGAGAGTCGAGGTGTGCAGCTTTTAGGACAGATAAAGAATGGCTTATGCCGACCACGAGCTATCCTATTCAAAGTTCTTGCAGATACTGTAGGGCTTGAAAGCAGGCTGGTGGTG GGTTTACCTACTGATGGTGCAATTGAACACACAGATTCATATAAACATATGTCTGTGATTGTGGTGCTGAATTCTGTGGAGCTACTGGTTGATCTTATGCGTTTTCCAGGTCAACTAATTCCATATTCGAGTAGGGCGGTCTTCATGTCTCATATATCTGCTGCAGGAGAGAGCGACTCCGCCGAGAACGATTCCTGTGATTCACCTCTTGAACCAAACAGTCCTCTCTATGGATTTTCAGATAGAGCGGATGTTGAAGG TCCCGAGCAAGATGATACCCTTCATTGCTTATACCAACGAAAATTCGAAGCATCTAGTGCATCAGGTTCTCCAGCACGTAATATAATGTTGCGAAGAACGACCTCCAGTGAGGGAAAGCTAAG TCCAGAACACCCCTTATTTCGAGGACGTGGACGTTCCATGCTCAGCGGCAGTGGTAGACAATCATTTAGAGAATATGCAGATGATTTAACTCCATCAAG GTCAGATGGTACCTCAACGTCAGAGACTCGTAGAATTAGAAGGAGAAGCATCAGCATAACTCCAGAGATTGGCGATGATATCGTAAG GGCTGTGCGAGCTATGAATGAAACCTTGAAGCAAAACCGACTGTTAAAGCAACAAGGTCATGACGGATCAGTTTCTAACTCCCCAACTAAACTCGATAGTCCAGATCTCCACAAGAAT TTACCAAATTTTAGTCTGGACGAGCGTGATAAAATATCAAGTGAAATATCTGGTAGATATAGTCATCCTGGAAAGCAACCAAGTTCACAAACGGCAGTATCACTACCTTCATCTCCTCGTGCGTTTAGAGGCCATGATTCTGAGAGAAGTGCGCGTCCGCATTTTGTTGGAGATGAGTTTATCTCAACATGGAACAAAGTCCTAGAATCTTCGACATTTCTTAACAAGCCTCTGTTACCTTTTCAAGAATGGAATATTGACTACTCGGAGTTAACTGTTGGAACTCGTGTTGGGATAG GTTTCTTTGGAGAAGTTTTTCGCGGAATCTGGAATGGGACAGATGTTGCAATAAAGGTTTTTTTAGAGCAAGATTTGACTGCCGAGAATATGGAAGACTTCTGCAATGAAATCTCTATCTTAAG CCGCCTTAGACATCCAAATG TTATCCTGTTCCTTGGAGCCTGTACAAGGCCTCCTCATTTATCAATGGTTACGGAATACATGGAGATGGGATCCTTGTATTATTTAATACATATGAGTGGGCAGAAAAAGAAACTCAGTTTGCGCAGGAGATTAAAAATGCTCCGTGATATTTGCAG GGGATTGATGTGCATACACCGAATGAAGATCGTTCATCGTGATGTAAAAAGTGCAAATTGTCTAGTGAATAAGCATTACATGGTCAAGATATGTGATTTTGGTCTCTCAAGAGTGATGGCTGAATCTCCCATGAGAGATACCTCGTCAGCAGGAACTCCAGAATGGATGGCTCCCGAACTTATACGCAATGAACCCTTCACGGAGAAGTGTGATGTATTCAGCCTTGGTGTGATAATGTGGGAGCTCTGCACTCTGAACCGACCATGGGAAGGTGTATCCCCTATGCAG GTTGTTTATGCAGTTGCTAATGAGGGTTCAAGGCTGGAGATTCCTGAAGGTCCACTAGGGAAACTAATTCAAG ATTGTTGGGCTGAGCCAGACGATCGACCAAGCTGTGAGGAGATTCTAACTCGTTTGCTCGACTGCGAATACGCACTGTGCTGA